A section of the Indicator indicator isolate 239-I01 chromosome 26, UM_Iind_1.1, whole genome shotgun sequence genome encodes:
- the SDF2L1 gene encoding stromal cell-derived factor 2-like protein 1: MRGGCRLTPLLFLALLRGVCHGRDPAPGAVTCGSVLKLLNTRHSVRLHSHEVKYGSGSGQQSVTGVEASDDANSYWRIRGKSDDSCQRGTPVKCGQAIRLTHVNTGKNLHTHHFPSPLSNNQEVSAFGDDGEGDDLDIWIVQCSGTYWEREDAVRFKHVGTEVFLSITGEQYGHPIRGQREVHGMPAANHHNYWKAMEGVFIKPSMDPAKHDEL; this comes from the exons ATGAGGGGCGGCTGCCGCCTcacccctctcctcttcctggcGCTGCTGCGCGGGGTGTGTCACGGCAGGGACCCGGCGCCGGGCGCTGTTACCTGCGGCTCGGTGCTCAAGCTGCTGAACACCCGCCACAGCGTGCGGCTCCACTCGCACGAGGTCAAGTACGGCTCCG GAAGCGGGCAACAGTCGGTGACAGGAGTTGAAGCTTCAGATGATGCTAACAGTTACTGGCGGATCCGTGGGAAGAGTGATGACAGTTGCCAGCGTGGGACACCAGTGAAGTGTGGGCAGGCTATACGACTTACCCATGTTAACACGGGAAAAAATTTGCACACTCATCACTTCCCATCACCGCTCTCCAATAACCAA GAAGTAAGTGCCTTTGGTGATGATGGCGAAGGAGATGACCTTGATATATGGATTGTGCAATGCAGTGGGACTTACTGGGAGCGGGAGGATGCAGTGCGCTTCAAGCACGTAGGAACAGAGGTGTTCCTTTCAATAACAGGGGAGCAGTATGGCCACCCCATTAGAGGCCAACGGGAAGTTCATGGCATGCCTGCTGCTAATCATCACAACTATTGGAAAGCAATGGAGGGAGTCTTCATCAAACCCAGTATGGACCCTGCAAAACACGATGAGCTCTGA
- the YDJC gene encoding carbohydrate deacetylase: MLQVKLIVTGDDFGYCPRRNQGIVDCFLAGAVSNVSLLVNGSAAGDAAKLAKRHNIPIGLHANLSEGTPVCEVLKTKSSLLNRDGFFHGKMGFRTALSKGLLSMSEVKQELKAQVELFHELTGHLPPHMDGHQHIHVLPEVRHVFAEVLQEYGIKYTRVPIEPGLHNCDWIPPALMDFYLGVEEDSFNTVDVFTQHGIRWPDIYIGLSTMGKNMSVGNIWSAIDSAIVEFTSKTPQSRTVTIELMVHPGYPSIPPVGGCGEGPDDFSQSWERLHELQTLMKPELQSNYKTRSIQLCSFKDL; the protein is encoded by the exons ATGCTTCAGGTGAAGCTAATAGTAACTGGAGATGACTTTGGCTACTGTCCTCGGAGAAACCAAGGCATCGTGGACTGTTTCCTAGCTGGTGCGGTATCTAACGTGTCCCTCCTAGTCAACGGAAgtgctgcaggagatgcagcCAAGCTGGCAAAGAG ACACAACATCCCAATAGGCCTGCATGCCAACCTCTCCGAGGGCACTCCTGTATGTGAGGTGCTCAAGACAAAGTCTTCTCTGCTCAACCGAGATGGATTCTTCCATGGGAAAATGGGATTCAGAACAGCTCTTTCAAAAGGTCTCTTGAGTATGTCAGAG GTGAAGCAGGAGCTAAAAGCCCAGGTGGAGCTGTTCCATGAGCTGACAGGTCACCTACCTCCTCACATGGATGGGCACCAGCACATCCACGTCCTCCCAG AGGTCAGGCACGTGtttgcagaggtgctgcaggagtATGGGATTAAGTACACACGTGTCCCAATAGAGCCAGGCCTTCATAACTGTGACTGGATTCCACCAGCCCTGATGGACTTTTATCTGGGGGTAGAGGAAGATTCCTTTAACACAGTGGATGTGTTTACACAGCATGGAATAAG GTGGCCAGACATTTACATAGGTCTCAGCACCATGGGTAAGAACATGTCTGTGGGTAACATCTGGAGCGCCATCGACTCTGCCATTGTGGAGTTCACGTCCAAGACACCACAGAGCAGGACAGTGACGATTGAGCTGATGGTGCATCCAGGGTACCCGAGCATCCCACCCGTCGGTGGCTGTGGGGAAGGACCAGATGATTTCTCACAGTCCTGGGAGCGTCTCCATGAACTCCAGACACTAATGAAGCCAGAGCTACAGAGCAATTACAAAACCAGGAGCATCCAGCTTTGTTCATTCAAGGACCTCTAA